TTTTACTTAGGGAACCAAAATCTCCAGTCAGTATTGGGCTTTGATGGTGGTTTGTACAAATCAGGATTACCAGTATAGAGAACTTCAGCAATGAGAGGAAAACTCTCAGTCTGACTCGGTGGACAATGCCAATCTGGATGATGCCACTCATCAAGGCGTAAGACCTCAGTCAATCCTTCAGGAATAAACACTCCATATTCTTCATGATTAGCCAGTAATTCTTCACGATAGTTTTCTAATAGCGCGATCGCAATATCAGGCTCATGCTCCGAAAACAGTTCTGGACGAAAAACGATATTTAATTCTGTTAAAGGAATAGATTTATCTCGCACAGTTACGAGATAGTCGTTGAGCAATTCATCGTATTTAATTTGACCTGTGATTACACTATCGAAATGGAAATCATGCTGAACATTACTTTTCTGTGAATTGCAGTTACCCACACATTCAATAATTGTAGTTAGCCCTTCACCAGCAGGACACCAAGTAATTGAGTTGAACATAATCACCCATTGATGCTCATTCCGAAATGCCAAAAGCCTTGACGAAAGATAGTCAACATTTAGATTGCCTAGGCAAGGTATTTTGATCTCATTAAAACTGCGATCGAGAAATTCTAAAATTTGTTGTGGTGATTCCATAGACTTTAACAGATGATTTTCTGAATGACCGATTTTTGAGCTTCAATACTCTCAACTAGACGAAACTGGACGAGCGATCGCCTCAGATTATGTTCAGGATATTTAACGTGAAAATAGATGTTGCCTGCTAAGTAATCGGTAAAAAAACGTAATCCTAACTCAAAGGAGATTACCCGAACCGCATCATAAATATATGCATAATCATACTCGGTGAGAAAAGATCGCGCAGTTGAAAAATATCCCTGCAAAATTCCTTGACAAAGATCCGTATCAAACTGAACATCTTGCCATTGTTCAGTCTCTTCACCCGCAGGATTACAACCCGATCTCAAACAATCTCCGATATCGTAATGCACTAAACCAGATTTCACCGTATCCAAATCGACTACACTCACCGCCTGTTGTGTCTGTCGATCAAACAAAATATTATTCACTTTCGGATCGCCATGCATCGTTCGTAATGGTAATTTCCCAGCCGCTTTTGCATCTTCTAAAATATGCGTTAAGCCCTTGCGATCGCCTACAAATTTCAAACAATAATCAACTTCAGGCGATCGCTGAAAATGCGCCTTTGCAAGAACTTCCTCATACTGGCGAAGATAGCGCGGCGTAATGTGAAAACCTTCCAAAGTATCTGCTAATCTCTCTGGCGCTATATCATTGGTCAAATGATGGAACGTTCCCAAAGCATAGCCAACTTCTCGCGCTTGTTCCATATTTTCCATGACATCAAAGGATTGAGAACCTGCGATAAAACTAAGCGATCGCCAAAATTCACCACTTTCAGTCTGCCAATAGTCTTGCCCTTGCTGCGTTGGTAATATTTTCGGGATATCCCATCGTCGCTCTAGTGGGTGATTTTGCAGGCGATCGCGTACATGATTCGTATAAACCCGCATATTCTGCATGACTAACTTTGGTTCATGAAATACTTTGGTATTGATACGTTGCAAGATAAAGGATTGATCTGCTGCTTCTTGCAAAGAGACTAAAAAAGTATCGTTAATATTGCCACTGCCAAAGGGTTGAATGTCAGTAATTTGTTTTTGAGGAGAGAACTGCTGGGCGATCGCCATAATTTGCGATCTAGCAAATTTATCAATTTGGATATTTTGAGCCATAAGTTTTAGGTAATATCAACAATTCTTTGGCTAAGCATAGTGTCATTTTTTGGGTAATCTGGAAAGTCTATCTAAAAACTTAGGGCTTCGCCGTAAAATAAAGAACCAGATTTTTGATGGCGCGGCGAAGACTCGCCATCAAAAATCTTAGAATTGCGAAATCTTTATATTGAGGTGACTTGTTGACAAAGCCCCCACCGATTATTCCATTTCCCCTTGCTGCACGCCCTCATGGGTTAGCACGATGGATACCAAGTATCGCCGTGTTAAGGAATTATCAACTCCCTTGGCTGATCCAAGATGTGGTGGCAGGAATGGTACTGACCGCTATCCTTATTCCCGCAGGCATGGGCTATGCCGAAGCCGCAGGCTTACCTGCGATCTATGGGCTATATGCCACGATTGTGCCACTAATTGCCTATGCCATGTTTGGCCCTAGTCGGATTTTGGTATTAGGTCCTGACTCCGCCCTAATTCCGCTTATTTCGGCGACAGTATTACCATTGTCCAATGGCGATCCTCTACAGGCGATCGCGATCGCAGGGGTGTTAGCAATTTTTTCGGGAGTCATCTGCATTATTGCAGGGCTAGCAAGATTTGGCTTCATTACCGAATTACTTTCTAAACCAATTCGCTATGGATATCTCAATGGAATTGCTATAACTGTTTTAATTGGACAATTACCGAAGATTTTTGGGTTTTCGGTAAAAGGTAATACGATTTGGGAAGACCTGATTGGATTTGGGCAAGGTGTTCAAGACGGTAAAACCAACACGACTGCACTAGCGATTGGATTATCTTGTTTGTTAGTAATTCTAGTTCTCAAACGAATAGCTCCTAAAATTTCGGGGGTCTTGGTAGCAGTAGTGGCGGCGACAATCATTAGTTCTCTATACAACCTTTCTGAGCGATCGGGCATATCTGTGGTCGGAGTCTTACCACAGGGTTTACCATCATTCCAAGTTCCCAACATTACACCGATCAATTTCAACACTTTGTTTTCTAGTGCTTTAGCGATCTCTTTGGTATCCTATGCCGATCTGAGCGTTTTATCACGAACCTTTGCTATACGCGGTGGTTATAAAGTTGAGCGCAATCAAGAATTAATTGCCTTGGGTATCGCCAATATTGCGGCGGGATTATTTCAGGGCTTTTCTGTGAGTAGTAGTGCTTCGCGTACACCTGTGGCTGAAGCAGCAGGCTCAAAAACGCAGATTACAGGAGTGGTGGGTGCAATTTGTCTTGCCCTACTTTTATGGTTTGCACCGATGTTATTGCAAGATCTGCCTCAAGCTGCTCTCAGCGCTGTGGTTATCTCGGCTGGGCTAGGCATTTTTGAAATTAAAGGAACTTTACGTCTATATCAGTTGCGAAGGTTTGAATTTTTTCTGTCAATTGTTTGTTTTTGCGGTGTTGCAGTACTAGGAGTAATTCAAGGCATTTTTAGTGCTGTCGTTTTGGCTTTGATGGCTTTTGTTTGGAGTGCATGGCGACCACATTATGCCGTACTGGGTCGGATTGATGGCATCAAAGGCTATCACGATGTTTCACGTCATCCAGAAGCTAGACAAATTCCGGGATTAGTGATCTTTCGTTGGGATGCACCGCTCTTTTTTGCCAATGCCGAAACCTTTTGTGAACGGGTGTTGCAAGCGGTGATAGCCGCACCCACGATGACTAAGTGGGTATTAGTAGCCGCAGAACCTGTCACTGATATCGATCTTACGGCTGCGGATGCGATCGCGGAACTTGATAAAACCCTATGCGAAGCACATATAGAATTATGTTTTGCAGAGATGAAAGGTCCTACCAAAGATCGCCTAAAGCGTTATGGACTCTTCACCAAAATTGGCAAAGATGACTTCTTTCCCACTATTGGACAGGCTGTGGACATGTATTTGGAAGTAAATAAAGTCGAATGGCATGATTGGGATGAATAAAAGAGAATGCGGTGCATTGCACCGCATTCTCTTTTATTAGGACTTAATAGCTACCCAATCTCTTTTTAGTAAGGTGACAAAAGTGGCGATACCTTTGGAAAATCCTACAGGGTCTTGCATCGCATATTCGGGGAAATCTTCGTAGTGTCGCCATTGCTCAGTGGCATTGTGGCGTAAATGTAAGACACGTTCACCATCTTCAAGCTTCCAGAGCATTTGACCGCCAGTTGGGATATTAGACATGGTTCTCCTCCTGTTATGTTAACCAGAACACTCAACATTGGTATGAGCTACCAGTTGTTATGGACAATTTTGGCGATCCCAATATTAAATTCTGTAAACATAGCTACTTTTAGTATAGCCATTATTGTCAGATTAGTGTACCAGCGAATGCTTCGAGCTTAGGTATGCCTAGGGAGATAAATACCTGTGTAAATATCGGCTTTGCAAAGTGAAATTTAAACAAGATAGCTTAACCGACCTCAGTTTTGGCTTTGGTACTATACCCTAGAGGGACTACCGTAAGGCATATGCAAGAACTGCCAAGGCTATCCATACAAACCAAGCACTAACGATACATGCAAGTGATGATTCCACAATAATTCGGCTAACTGATTTATCTGTCACGATGGCATCTTCAAGTTGCAATGCTTGATCGTGTATCCAACCCAAAGCCCAAATCTCATCTCCATCGCTAATAACTGACTCTTCCAAGAGTAAGGATCTTCGTATACCAAAAATTCGTGGGTTAATTCCCTTCTCAGCTAAGAGAGTTAATGAGAGTGGGTTAGCAAAATCACCAAAAAGATTCTGACTATCTTGGAAATGAGGATTTTTGAAATCCATCTCCCGTGGGTTAATTTGCACTTTAGCCATTTTGGTTTGTATACTAAGATTCCATTGTCCACGAGATTCTCTGTAGAGTATTCTAGAGTTAGACTTTCCTTTCAATTCTAAAATAGAAAAGTTATAGGCAATACAAGATCTTTTGCTAAGTATACTTCTTAGCACCTTATTTGGATTGGTTGCACAGGCTTTGCCTCTCACAACTACTCTTCCCAAGTGTCTAGGATGATAATTTCGTACAAATACACTTGTCCTCAAACGGTGTATTCCCCAAAGAAATCCTGCTCCTCCAAACAGAGCGATGAAGCTTCCAAGAATCAAGTGAAAAGTTCTGGCTAAAAGGGACATTAGCTTTAACCGATCTGTCTCATACAGTAAGTAAATCATCAGTGGATTATACCAACTCGCAATTATGGGTTCACGATCGCTAAGTAACTCGGCGTAGGGATGGGTGACGCGAAGCGTCACCCATCCCTACCTATTTAGCACTACCTAAAAATGGTTATGCCGTTTTGTATTTTTAAAACTTTTACTGGGTTTAGAGCGCAAATCGCTGTAATTCCCAAAAGTGTTGCAACACTTTCAGGAATTGGAATTAGTGGTGCGGCGATTCGCACCACTAATTATTGGGTGGGAAGGGAGTGTTAGTTTCTGAAGTTAAGGAAGTAAATTTTCCATTGCTGCTCCAACTACTCGATAATCACTATCTTTTCTGAGTGTAGACATGGCTTCCTTGGCTTCAGGAGTATCAAACTGCATTAATGCATAGGCAAGTCTGACCCGAATATATTCCAATTCAGAATCTTTGAGACTTAGGAGTTTTGCTAGGGCTGCTTCAGACTGACGTGTTTTGGATAAAGCTCCTAAACCATCGATGCAAGCTTCTCTTACTGTCGCATCTTCACCTTCTAGACCTAGGCTACAAATTTCTAAGACTTCTTCATGGCATTCCATTTCCACTAAAGCGGCGAGGATACTGCGACGCAATAGCCAGTGATCGTCAGTAATAAAGGCTTGTACTAAATGAGAAGCAGAAATGCGATCGAATAGAGATAGAGAATTTGCTGCTTCTGCTCTGACGTTGGGCGTATTGTCATAGCGCATGATTTGCAAAAGTGCGGCAAAGGATTCCGATGTTTTTTGTCTGCCAAGTTCTCTAGCTACAAAAGTTCGCACTAAAAATTCTGGATCTTTTATCTGTTTGGTTAAGAGGGGAACAGCTATATCTGCCGCATAATCTTTAAGAGCCGAGATCGCTTTCAACCGATATTGAAAATCGGAATTTTGAAGATCGGTTTCGATTTGAGTGAGATCCATAGGGTGAGATGTTTCGGGTAGGATGACAATATAGACAATATATTTATTAAACCTTTTAACGATGTCCCAATTTCAACTGAGTGATAAAGTTCGTGAGCTGATTAAAAAATCTCGAATCGTAAGTTTTGTAAATTGGCAAGGTGCTTACCCTGCTGAGATGATTCAGTGTTTGCAAACAGCCGACGATCAAAGTCGCTATCTTACGGATGCAGATTTACAACAAATTCAAGAGCTTGAGCCTACGATCGCCAAAAATATTCCTGCTGTGCAATTACTCCGCGATCGCGTTAGTGCGATCGTCGATGAAGCCAGAGCCGAGGTTTTACAGGTATTTCCAAATATTACTCAAGAAGGAGGTGGGCTATACCCTCCTGACAGAGCAAATGCTTGCTGGCGCGATTTTTGGCATTTTTTACGATGCATTACCTATGGCATTGCAGGACAGCGTACTGATTACCTGAGCGCTGAGGGGTTGCAATATATGAACTCGTTATATCAGGAGTTACAAGTACCTTTAGATGCGATGGTTATCGGCTTGGAGGGGATTAAAACAGCAAGTTTAAAACTACTGGAACCAGAACAAAAATCTGAATTATCTCCATATTTTGACTGTCTGATCGAGCAGCTAAAACTATTTGTTTAATTTTTTGCCTTGTCAAGTGTGGCAAAAAATTAGGCAACAGAATCAAACAACATCGTAGTCATATAGCGATCTGCCCATTCTGCCCCAAAGGATTTTTCTAATACGCGACGGGTTTTGTCATTTTGTTGTTGTTTTTCGCAGTAATATTGCTGACCTGCGATCGCATTGGCAACTTCAAGCTCAGAGGTCAGAGGTTTAGTCGCACTAGCAATTTGACAATGAATCGTCAAAAAATCACGCACACGCTGTAAAAATGCTTGTTCTTCCAGTTCACCCATGGGGCGCACAAACAAGCAAAATTCCGAAAAAATATCCGCCCAGTCAGGCAAAGCACGGGGCTGCGAAAAGTTGAGATCGGGCAGTACTGACAAAGCTTGACTATATTTTACAGGTAGCGATCGCTCGGCATTTACGGGTGAGAGATCGGCGATCGCCGCACTAACTGCACCTCCACGTCCACCGACAATATCGGCTCCGAAGATGGGCAGATCATATTCAGGATTAGGAAACATCACACAGTGCAAAATATCCAGTCCGTTACCAACTTGAGCTAATTCGAGGTGCAGCTTACGAAATTGGGGCGCTTGATAGCAAAGATTTTCAATCACCAGCTTTTCGCCTTCTAGATGTCCTTCAATATAGCCAAGTCCATCTGGGACGCTATAGGGAGAAAGGGCTAGATTGGTTTGCCATACTTGTTCGATGCAGTCTGCTAACTGACAAATTAAAGGATGTTGGCGATTTCGCAGTGATGCTGGCATAAACTTCGATATACGTTTCTATTTGAGTATAGAACGGCGATTGTCAAAACTCTACATGAATTAAAAAGCTTTGTGAAGCAAAGTTTTTTTTAACTATTTTTGATGGTGCGACGAAGCCGCACCATCAAAA
This genomic stretch from Pseudanabaena galeata CCNP1313 harbors:
- a CDS encoding globin family protein, with protein sequence MSQFQLSDKVRELIKKSRIVSFVNWQGAYPAEMIQCLQTADDQSRYLTDADLQQIQELEPTIAKNIPAVQLLRDRVSAIVDEARAEVLQVFPNITQEGGGLYPPDRANACWRDFWHFLRCITYGIAGQRTDYLSAEGLQYMNSLYQELQVPLDAMVIGLEGIKTASLKLLEPEQKSELSPYFDCLIEQLKLFV
- a CDS encoding phycocyanobilin:ferredoxin oxidoreductase produces the protein MPASLRNRQHPLICQLADCIEQVWQTNLALSPYSVPDGLGYIEGHLEGEKLVIENLCYQAPQFRKLHLELAQVGNGLDILHCVMFPNPEYDLPIFGADIVGGRGGAVSAAIADLSPVNAERSLPVKYSQALSVLPDLNFSQPRALPDWADIFSEFCLFVRPMGELEEQAFLQRVRDFLTIHCQIASATKPLTSELEVANAIAGQQYYCEKQQQNDKTRRVLEKSFGAEWADRYMTTMLFDSVA
- a CDS encoding phosphotransferase enzyme family protein, whose amino-acid sequence is MAQNIQIDKFARSQIMAIAQQFSPQKQITDIQPFGSGNINDTFLVSLQEAADQSFILQRINTKVFHEPKLVMQNMRVYTNHVRDRLQNHPLERRWDIPKILPTQQGQDYWQTESGEFWRSLSFIAGSQSFDVMENMEQAREVGYALGTFHHLTNDIAPERLADTLEGFHITPRYLRQYEEVLAKAHFQRSPEVDYCLKFVGDRKGLTHILEDAKAAGKLPLRTMHGDPKVNNILFDRQTQQAVSVVDLDTVKSGLVHYDIGDCLRSGCNPAGEETEQWQDVQFDTDLCQGILQGYFSTARSFLTEYDYAYIYDAVRVISFELGLRFFTDYLAGNIYFHVKYPEHNLRRSLVQFRLVESIEAQKSVIQKIIC
- a CDS encoding DUF7003 family protein, giving the protein MESPQQILEFLDRSFNEIKIPCLGNLNVDYLSSRLLAFRNEHQWVIMFNSITWCPAGEGLTTIIECVGNCNSQKSNVQHDFHFDSVITGQIKYDELLNDYLVTVRDKSIPLTELNIVFRPELFSEHEPDIAIALLENYREELLANHEEYGVFIPEGLTEVLRLDEWHHPDWHCPPSQTESFPLIAEVLYTGNPDLYKPPSKPNTDWRFWFPK
- a CDS encoding SulP family inorganic anion transporter codes for the protein MTKPPPIIPFPLAARPHGLARWIPSIAVLRNYQLPWLIQDVVAGMVLTAILIPAGMGYAEAAGLPAIYGLYATIVPLIAYAMFGPSRILVLGPDSALIPLISATVLPLSNGDPLQAIAIAGVLAIFSGVICIIAGLARFGFITELLSKPIRYGYLNGIAITVLIGQLPKIFGFSVKGNTIWEDLIGFGQGVQDGKTNTTALAIGLSCLLVILVLKRIAPKISGVLVAVVAATIISSLYNLSERSGISVVGVLPQGLPSFQVPNITPINFNTLFSSALAISLVSYADLSVLSRTFAIRGGYKVERNQELIALGIANIAAGLFQGFSVSSSASRTPVAEAAGSKTQITGVVGAICLALLLWFAPMLLQDLPQAALSAVVISAGLGIFEIKGTLRLYQLRRFEFFLSIVCFCGVAVLGVIQGIFSAVVLALMAFVWSAWRPHYAVLGRIDGIKGYHDVSRHPEARQIPGLVIFRWDAPLFFANAETFCERVLQAVIAAPTMTKWVLVAAEPVTDIDLTAADAIAELDKTLCEAHIELCFAEMKGPTKDRLKRYGLFTKIGKDDFFPTIGQAVDMYLEVNKVEWHDWDE
- a CDS encoding HEAT repeat domain-containing protein, whose product is MDLTQIETDLQNSDFQYRLKAISALKDYAADIAVPLLTKQIKDPEFLVRTFVARELGRQKTSESFAALLQIMRYDNTPNVRAEAANSLSLFDRISASHLVQAFITDDHWLLRRSILAALVEMECHEEVLEICSLGLEGEDATVREACIDGLGALSKTRQSEAALAKLLSLKDSELEYIRVRLAYALMQFDTPEAKEAMSTLRKDSDYRVVGAAMENLLP